From Acinetobacter suaedae, one genomic window encodes:
- a CDS encoding enoyl-CoA hydratase/isomerase family protein, with protein MTLSTSLTDLQVDESIQLELQGSILTIWLNRPESRNAMSLNMVNAIQQVFAHITDDVSIRAVILRGKGGHFCAGGDIKDMAALRVEAANVGSLQPYVDFNRRFGAMIEQVDQAPQTVVVILEGAVLGGGFGLACVSDVAISRDNAQFGLPETGLGVLPAQIAPFVVKRIGLTQARRLALLGSRFNGETAQKLGVVHDVVHDENELEQLLSDTVQQIKRAAPLASRNTKALLHRTLNEPLDSLLDDAAQQFAQAVGGVEGQEGTMAFIQKRLPTWTEQ; from the coding sequence ATGACGCTTTCAACTTCTCTTACTGATCTACAAGTGGATGAAAGTATCCAACTTGAACTACAAGGCAGTATTTTAACGATTTGGCTTAATCGACCTGAAAGCCGCAATGCCATGAGTCTCAATATGGTCAATGCGATTCAACAGGTGTTTGCGCATATTACTGATGATGTATCGATTCGTGCTGTGATTTTACGTGGCAAAGGCGGACATTTCTGTGCCGGCGGTGACATTAAAGATATGGCAGCACTCCGTGTAGAGGCAGCGAATGTGGGCAGCTTACAGCCATATGTTGATTTTAACCGTCGTTTTGGTGCCATGATTGAACAAGTTGATCAAGCGCCACAAACCGTGGTTGTGATATTAGAAGGTGCGGTATTAGGTGGAGGTTTTGGCTTGGCCTGTGTTTCTGATGTCGCGATTAGTCGTGACAATGCTCAGTTTGGCTTACCTGAAACAGGCTTAGGTGTTTTGCCAGCACAAATTGCACCTTTTGTAGTGAAACGCATTGGGCTAACACAAGCGCGTCGTTTGGCATTGTTAGGTTCTCGTTTCAATGGTGAGACTGCACAGAAGTTAGGTGTAGTGCATGATGTAGTGCATGATGAAAATGAACTTGAGCAGCTACTGAGCGATACAGTTCAACAAATCAAACGTGCTGCACCATTGGCCTCTCGCAATACTAAAGCTTTATTACATCGGACTTTGAATGAGCCTTTAGATTCTCTACTCGATGATGCTGCACAGCAATTTGCACAAGCTGTCGGTGGAGTAGAGGGTCAAGAAGGTACGATGGCATTTATTCAAAAACGTTTACCAACTTGGACTGAGCAATGA
- a CDS encoding acetyl/propionyl/methylcrotonyl-CoA carboxylase subunit alpha, with translation MKFSKVLVANRGEIAVRVMQTAKAMGYQTVAVYSDADANARHVQVADEAVYIGASKVSESYLSITNIIEACKKTGADAVHPGYGFLSENTDFAQACSDHGITFIGPNAAAIHLMGSKRLSKIAMIEAGVPCVPGYEGDRQDIEYLAEQAEKIGFPLMVKASAGGGGRGMRLVHQSADLLEALKTARSEAENAFGSGELIIEKAVIAPRHVEIQVFGDTHGNYVYLFERDCSIQRRHQKVVEEAPCPVMTPELRQQMGEAAVAAAKACDYIGAGTVEFLLDQSGEFYFLEMNTRLQVEHPVTEMITGLDLVEWQLRVANGETLPLQQHELTLNGHAIEVRLYAEDPRQDFLPQTGKVLSWKPAGSDGMLPNVRIDHGMLEQGEISPFYDPMVAKIIAYGKTRQDAIRLLARAVDDCVLLGVNSNKQFLVNLLRHPIVVAGDTNTAFIQQHFQDDVSLHQQGPSLENLAVAAALFTQLNQAKVSWQTGISVPFPLKLKCADQQLLLHVQTDHDQLIAMLCDQQVKIKILAIQETQIIYDVDGIRRKLNYVLDQNQLYLDTANGNLIIENSTYAEPEAVEVIGDGKIRAPMDGAIVNLLVNAGDTVTKGQTLLILEAMKIQQQIKSDVDGVVDELIGQVGQQVKKRQLLLNVTVA, from the coding sequence ATGAAATTTTCAAAAGTTTTAGTCGCAAATCGTGGTGAAATCGCAGTTCGAGTGATGCAAACAGCGAAAGCGATGGGCTATCAGACAGTTGCTGTGTATTCAGATGCAGATGCCAATGCGCGTCATGTTCAAGTGGCTGATGAAGCTGTGTACATCGGTGCATCCAAAGTTTCTGAGTCTTATTTGTCGATCACCAATATTATCGAAGCCTGCAAAAAGACAGGTGCGGATGCGGTTCACCCTGGTTATGGATTTTTATCTGAAAATACCGATTTCGCCCAAGCATGTAGTGATCATGGCATCACTTTTATTGGCCCAAATGCCGCTGCGATTCATTTGATGGGAAGTAAGCGCTTGTCAAAAATTGCCATGATTGAGGCGGGTGTACCTTGTGTGCCAGGTTATGAAGGTGATCGACAAGATATCGAATATTTAGCAGAACAAGCAGAAAAAATTGGTTTCCCTTTAATGGTCAAGGCTTCAGCAGGCGGTGGTGGGCGTGGTATGCGTTTGGTTCACCAGTCTGCTGATTTACTCGAAGCTTTAAAAACAGCGCGTTCAGAAGCCGAAAATGCATTTGGTTCAGGTGAGCTGATTATTGAAAAAGCAGTGATCGCACCTCGTCATGTGGAAATTCAAGTATTTGGTGATACGCATGGCAATTACGTTTATTTATTTGAACGAGACTGTTCAATTCAGCGCCGTCATCAGAAAGTAGTCGAAGAAGCACCTTGTCCCGTGATGACACCTGAATTACGTCAGCAAATGGGCGAGGCTGCTGTTGCTGCCGCCAAAGCTTGCGACTACATCGGTGCAGGTACAGTTGAATTCTTACTTGATCAATCAGGCGAGTTTTATTTCCTTGAAATGAATACCCGTTTACAGGTTGAGCATCCAGTGACAGAAATGATCACGGGCCTCGATTTGGTTGAATGGCAACTACGTGTCGCAAATGGTGAAACTTTACCTCTACAGCAGCATGAACTCACCTTAAATGGACATGCAATTGAGGTGCGTTTATATGCAGAAGATCCACGTCAGGATTTCTTGCCTCAAACTGGAAAGGTACTCAGTTGGAAACCTGCAGGCTCTGATGGAATGTTACCAAATGTTCGGATTGATCATGGTATGTTAGAACAGGGTGAAATTAGCCCGTTTTATGATCCAATGGTGGCGAAGATAATTGCTTATGGTAAAACTCGTCAGGATGCGATTCGTCTGTTAGCGCGTGCAGTAGATGATTGTGTGCTATTGGGTGTGAACAGTAATAAACAGTTTTTGGTGAATTTATTACGTCATCCGATTGTCGTGGCAGGCGATACTAATACCGCATTTATTCAACAACATTTTCAGGATGATGTCAGCCTACATCAACAAGGGCCAAGTTTGGAAAATCTTGCGGTTGCTGCAGCATTGTTCACTCAACTGAACCAAGCGAAAGTTTCATGGCAAACAGGTATTTCTGTGCCTTTCCCATTAAAACTAAAATGTGCTGATCAACAGCTATTACTTCATGTCCAAACAGATCATGATCAACTGATCGCTATGCTATGTGATCAGCAAGTCAAGATTAAGATTCTAGCGATTCAAGAGACACAGATCATTTATGATGTAGATGGTATACGCCGTAAATTGAATTATGTACTTGACCAAAATCAACTTTATTTAGATACGGCGAATGGCAATCTCATAATTGAGAATAGCACTTACGCAGAACCTGAAGCGGTTGAAGTCATTGGTGATGGGAAGATTCGAGCACCAATGGATGGTGCGATTGTAAATCTACTGGTCAATGCTGGAGATACCGTTACCAAAGGGCAAACTTTGTTGATTTTGGAAGCGATGAAAATCCAGCAACAGATTAAATCTGATGTGGATGGTGTTGTTGATGAGCTGATCGGTCAAGTCGGTCAACAAGTGAAAAAACGACAATTGTTATTAAATGTCACAGTTGCATAA
- a CDS encoding acyl-CoA dehydrogenase family protein, translating into MKFTAEHEALRRTARQFVENELNPFIPEWEAAGRFPIHDVFKKMADLGLLGICKPEENGGLGLDYSYNLVVAEELGRAACGGVPLAIGVQTDMATPALARFGSKELREEFLNPAIRGEYVASIAVSEVHAGSDVAAIKTTAKKEGDDYVINGSKMWITNSLQADFFCLLANTSDDKPHVNKSMIIVPAKTAGISFSEPLNKLGMRSTTTAQVYFDNVRVPQRYLVGAEGMGFMMQMMQFQEERMWACANAVGGLEKVIQQTIDYAKERTTFGQPLINNQYVHFRFAELMTEVEALKALTYQACEQHIAGENVTMLASMAKLKSGRLTREVADTCLQYWGGNGFMWDNPASQLYRDGRLGSIGGGADEIMLGIICKLMDILPKKQK; encoded by the coding sequence ATGAAATTTACCGCAGAGCATGAAGCATTACGTCGTACCGCACGTCAGTTTGTAGAAAACGAACTCAATCCATTTATTCCAGAATGGGAAGCAGCGGGACGCTTTCCGATTCATGACGTGTTTAAGAAAATGGCAGATTTAGGTTTGCTGGGTATTTGTAAGCCAGAAGAAAATGGCGGTCTGGGTTTGGATTATTCCTATAACCTTGTTGTCGCTGAAGAATTAGGGCGTGCAGCATGTGGTGGTGTGCCACTGGCGATCGGTGTGCAAACCGATATGGCGACACCTGCACTTGCTCGTTTTGGTAGCAAAGAATTAAGAGAAGAATTTTTGAATCCTGCGATTCGCGGCGAATATGTGGCATCAATTGCAGTATCAGAAGTGCATGCAGGTTCAGACGTGGCAGCAATTAAAACCACTGCGAAAAAAGAGGGTGATGATTATGTGATTAATGGCAGCAAAATGTGGATCACCAATTCATTGCAAGCTGATTTCTTTTGTTTACTTGCCAATACTTCAGATGACAAACCGCATGTCAATAAATCCATGATTATTGTGCCTGCGAAGACTGCGGGTATCAGTTTTTCAGAGCCACTGAATAAATTAGGTATGCGTTCAACAACAACTGCTCAAGTCTATTTTGATAATGTTCGAGTGCCGCAGCGTTATTTGGTTGGTGCAGAAGGCATGGGTTTCATGATGCAAATGATGCAGTTCCAAGAGGAACGTATGTGGGCATGTGCCAATGCAGTAGGTGGTTTAGAAAAAGTCATTCAACAAACGATTGATTACGCTAAAGAGCGTACCACCTTTGGTCAGCCACTGATTAATAATCAATATGTACATTTCCGTTTTGCTGAGTTGATGACTGAAGTTGAAGCATTAAAAGCGCTGACTTATCAAGCTTGTGAACAGCATATTGCTGGGGAAAATGTCACGATGTTGGCTTCGATGGCGAAACTCAAGTCGGGACGTCTCACTCGTGAAGTCGCTGATACCTGTCTGCAATATTGGGGCGGCAATGGCTTTATGTGGGATAACCCTGCTTCTCAACTTTATCGTGATGGTCGCCTTGGTTCAATTGGTGGTGGAGCCGATGAAATTATGCTTGGAATTATTTGTAAGTTGATGGACATTTTGCCGAAGAAACAGAAATAA